From the genome of Verrucomicrobiia bacterium:
CGGCGAGGCGTTCGAGGGCGGCGCGCGCCTCGAGGGTAAGCTCGCGGGGGTGGTTGGTGTGGATGCTGATAAAGAGGGGGTGGAATTGGCGGAGCATGGCGCACAATTCCGGGGTGATGCGCTGGGGCAGGAAGATGGGGATGCGGGTGCCGAGGCGCAGGAATTCCACGTGCGGGATGGCGCGGAGGCGGCTCAGGAGGGCCTCGAGTTTTTCATCGCTGAGGAGGAGGGGATCGCCGCCGCTGAGGAGGACATCGCGCACTTCGGGGTGCTGGCGGATGTATTCGATTTGGCGGTCGTATTCGGGGTGGAAATCGTAGCCGGAGGCGTTGCTGACGAGGCGGGAGCGGGTGCAGTAGCGGCAGTAGGCGGCGCAGCGGTCGGTGACGAGGAAGAGGACGCGGTCGGGGTAGCGGTGGACGAGGCCGGGGACGGGGGAATGGGCGTCCTCGCCGCAGGGGTCGGCCATTTCCCAGGGGGCGGTGTGGGTTTCCTCGAGGCGAGGGATGAGCTGGCGGCGGATGGGGCAGTTTTCGTCTGCGGGGTCAATGAGGTTGAAGAAGTAGGGGGTGATGGCCATGGCGAGCTTGGAGTTGGCCAACTGCACGCCGGCGCGCTCCTCAGGGGTGAGGGTGGGCATAAGGAGTTCCAACTGGCGCAGGGTGGTGATGCGATGCTTGAGCTGCCAGCGGAAGTCGTTCCACTCCCGGTCAGGGACATCGCGCCAGAAACCGCGGCCAGGGGACGTGAAGGCCTTATACTGCAAAAAAGCGTTTGCGGCCGCGCCGGTACAGCCGGGGTCGTCCGCCTCATTTGACCTAGACATGGCAAAGACAATAATAGGACGGGGTGAGCGGGTGTCAAGTTGGGGTGGTGCGGCACCAGGCCAAGAGGGCGACGCCGGCGACGGCGATGAGGCCGCCGGCGAGGGAGCGTGGGGAGACTTTTTCGCCTTCGAGCCAGACGGCGAGGGGGATGATGACGACGGGCATGGTGGCGACGATGGGGAGGACGATGCCTGAGGGGGTGGTTTTCAAGGCCCATTGGAAGCAGCCGACGCCCAGGAAGGGGCCGGTGAGGGCGTTGAGGATGACCCAGGCCCAACTGCCCTGCCATTTGTTGCGCCAGTGGGCGAAGGCGGCGCCGGGGGGTTCGTCCCAACGGCCGAGGAGGTGCTTGCGCTTGACCACCAGCAAGGCGACGGCGGCGACGAGCATGCCGCCGAGGCTGCGCTGGAAGGCGGCGCTGAGGCCGTCCACGGATTCGCCGGCGGCGGCGGCGACGGCGAAGGCGCGGCGGCTGATGACGGCGCCCATGCCCTGGCCGAGGGCGGCGAGGACGCCGCTGGCGAGGCCGAGCCAGAACACGCGGCGGGGCAGGTGCAGGCGTTCGCCGGGCGCCAGGGCGAGGGCCACGCCGCCGAGGATGAGGGTGCTCAAGGCGATTTCGGTGGGGGAAAGGCGGGTGCCGAGCCAGGCCCATTCGGCGAGGGCTGCCATGGGGGCGGCCAGGCAGTGGACGAGCAGGCTGGTGAGGCGGGAGCCGAGGCGGGGGAGGGCTTGAAAGAGGGCGACGTCGCCAACACCGAAGCCCACCAGGCCGCTGAACCAGAAAAGAACAAAGGCGGCGCTGGCGGTGCCGGTGCCGGCGGAGGCGGCCCAGAGGCCGAGGAAGAGGCAGGCCAGGGCGAGGCGCCAGAAATTGGCCTCGGTGCCGCCCATGAGGCGGGCCGAGCGGGTGGCGGCGATGGCCGAGAAACAAAAGAGGACGGTGGCGAGAGCGGCGGCCAGCATGGCGCGGTGAGGGAGAGGTGAAGCCGCCGCGTCACCGGCGGGGGGCGTGGGTCATCCCAGGGCGGCCAGGCGGCGCTGGCCTTCGGCAAAGAAGTCGAGATAGTAGATGAGGCGCGCCTTCATTTCCTGGCGGGGGATGATGGCGTCAATGAGGCCGTGTTCGAGGAGGAATTCGGAGGTTTGGAAGCCGGGGGGCAGCTCGGCCTGGGTGGTGTCGCGGATGACGCGGGGGCCGGCGAAACCGATCATGGCGGCGGGTTCGGCCAGGATGAGGTCGCCGAGGCTGGCGTAGCTGGCCATGACGCCGGCGTAGGTGGGATGGGTGAGGATGCTGATGTAGGGGAGGCGGTTTTTGGCGTGGTAGGCGAGGGCGGCGCTGGTTTTGGCCATTTGCATGAGGCTGAACATGCCTTCATACATGCGGGCGCCGCCGCTGGTGGAAATGATGATGAGGGGCAGGCCGCGGTCGGTGGCGGTTTCGATGAGGCGGGTGAGTTTTTCCCCCACGACGCTGCCCATGGAGCCGCCGAGGAAATTGAAGTCCATGACGCCGAGGGCGACATGGTGGGGGCCGATGCGGCCGATGCCGGTGACGACGGCCTCTTTGAGGACGCCGTCCTTCATGTTGGCGGCGAGTTTGGAGGTGTAGGAGGAGACGCCGGTGAATTTGAGGACGTCCACGCTGACCATGTCGGCGTCCATTTCCTCAAAGGAGCAGGTTTCGACGAGGGAGTGGATGCGTTCGCGGGCGCCGATGGGGAAGTGATGCTGGCACTTGGGGCAGACCTTGAGGTTGTTGTCGAGCTCCTTGTCGTAGATCATGTTGGAGCATTTGGGACATTTGGTCCAGAGGCCTTCGGGGATTTCCTTTTTGCGGGCGCGGCCGGTGCCCAGTTTGGGCTTGCGGATGAAGGTGGTTTCGCTGCTGGGCGCCAGCGGGGTGACAGCCGGCGCGACCGCCTCGGTCAAAGCCGGATTTTTGATGATGGTGGTGGTGGCCATACTGCTATGTCTGGGTTTGGTCACAACGTCCTTATCTGCCCCGGGCCAGGGTCCAGGCGCATACGGCCTCCGCGCCGGCCTGCCTTAAGGCGGTGGCGGCGGCGTTGAGGGTGGCGCCGGTGGTCATGACATCGTCCACGAGCACCAGCCGGGCGCCCGCCAGCCGCACGCCT
Proteins encoded in this window:
- the accD gene encoding acetyl-CoA carboxylase, carboxyltransferase subunit beta codes for the protein MATTTIIKNPALTEAVAPAVTPLAPSSETTFIRKPKLGTGRARKKEIPEGLWTKCPKCSNMIYDKELDNNLKVCPKCQHHFPIGARERIHSLVETCSFEEMDADMVSVDVLKFTGVSSYTSKLAANMKDGVLKEAVVTGIGRIGPHHVALGVMDFNFLGGSMGSVVGEKLTRLIETATDRGLPLIIISTSGGARMYEGMFSLMQMAKTSAALAYHAKNRLPYISILTHPTYAGVMASYASLGDLILAEPAAMIGFAGPRVIRDTTQAELPPGFQTSEFLLEHGLIDAIIPRQEMKARLIYYLDFFAEGQRRLAALG
- a CDS encoding DMT family transporter, coding for MLAAALATVLFCFSAIAATRSARLMGGTEANFWRLALACLFLGLWAASAGTGTASAAFVLFWFSGLVGFGVGDVALFQALPRLGSRLTSLLVHCLAAPMAALAEWAWLGTRLSPTEIALSTLILGGVALALAPGERLHLPRRVFWLGLASGVLAALGQGMGAVISRRAFAVAAAAGESVDGLSAAFQRSLGGMLVAAVALLVVKRKHLLGRWDEPPGAAFAHWRNKWQGSWAWVILNALTGPFLGVGCFQWALKTTPSGIVLPIVATMPVVIIPLAVWLEGEKVSPRSLAGGLIAVAGVALLAWCRTTPT
- a CDS encoding KamA family radical SAM protein: MSRSNEADDPGCTGAAANAFLQYKAFTSPGRGFWRDVPDREWNDFRWQLKHRITTLRQLELLMPTLTPEERAGVQLANSKLAMAITPYFFNLIDPADENCPIRRQLIPRLEETHTAPWEMADPCGEDAHSPVPGLVHRYPDRVLFLVTDRCAAYCRYCTRSRLVSNASGYDFHPEYDRQIEYIRQHPEVRDVLLSGGDPLLLSDEKLEALLSRLRAIPHVEFLRLGTRIPIFLPQRITPELCAMLRQFHPLFISIHTNHPRELTLEARAALERLADAGIPLGNQSVLLRGVNDSVPVMKALLHKLLICRVRPYYLYQCDLIAGSAHLRTSVRRGLEIMNHLRGFTTGYAVPQYVIDAPGGGGKVPINPEYILSHNHDRVIIRNYEGKIFEYPEVCDAVPSPCCAGPQS